Proteins encoded together in one Papaver somniferum cultivar HN1 unplaced genomic scaffold, ASM357369v1 unplaced-scaffold_117, whole genome shotgun sequence window:
- the LOC113329840 gene encoding probable LRR receptor-like serine/threonine-protein kinase At5g59680, with the protein MLSLFIAPPKVGKAIEKVIRDFLWDASDTKKGYHYVKWKTCCLPPKAGGLGIKFVRSINKALISKWRWQFNHEKTVLWRNGIVSKYELTQQDRETKNRSNRITVVFGKESTLFVTPSSSTILKVEDGNSIRFWEDQWVGEHPFNVTFPNIYRISSVKNWTIRKCAEILANGGSWNLGLDRRLNQAQIDEAIALSVIIEQCRMDGNHDVVSWAIDKNRTFSVKSAYSWVEKEHQLEAKNLNVWSRLWAHKIGKSLVCLKISRILRNVPFKVCLGGVLAPVVLGLFQSKVFAHLSCFFVLVPVSAKVFLSIDCGSSSLKSRTDNNSIAWVGDGPYIKTGKTHKVNVAPPNISGWDSRAVSTLRAFPARKKNCYSIDIEIVTTNGIIYYEVVFSLNKSSNIDVCLAQAQPDNIPFISALEIRSLDPGAYGYIPADFPLFFTERTAYGTNTTIRYPDDSFDRIWSSLGPLDNTSTVTRVRSNSPSIKVDVEDKPPKAVLRTTLLPLNSSHDIFYSPTRNHQFRLHFNAYFSEVIKLNSTQKRSFDIVVNNKQDNSFIASKNPVIPPYGRTLEVHILNVTIFNSSFSINLLRTNDSTLPPLINALEEFIIGDKLAQGTNSNDVKALGLLKKSFAQLQDWNGDPCLPSPYTWDWVACNDDTDSPRITALYLNNLGLTGTLPDFSAMDALRTINLSNNNLTREIPEFLGTFPELTVLNLADNNFNGTVPSSISDDVNLKFNATGNPNLLCTPTSVCNTDLESRIPPPSTGNTDPESRIPPPPSTGNTDTEPRIPSPVDKGRSSKTFAQPIIILLIMFSGLLL; encoded by the exons ATGCTTTCTCTCTTTATAGCTCCTCCAAAAGTTGGTAAAGCAATTGAAAAGGTCATAAGAGATTTTTTATGGGACGCTTCAGACACCAAGAAAGGTTATCATTATGTCAAATGGAAGACATGTTGCTTACCGCCTAAAGCAGGGGGGCTAGGCATCAAGTTTGTAAGGAGTATCAATAAAGCTCTTATCTCAAAATGGCGGTGGCAGTTTAATCATGAAAAGACAGTGTTGTGGAGGAATGGTATTGTATCCAAATATGAATTAACCCAGCAGGACAGGGAAACTAAAAACCGAAGCAACAGAATAACTGTGGTGTTTGGAAAGGAATCTACTCTCTTCGTAACACCTTCAAGCAGCACCATTCTAAAAGTTGAGGACGGAAACTCAATCAGATTCTGGGAAGACCAATGGGTGGGGGAGCATCCTTTTAATGTCACCTTTCCAAACATTTATCGTATATCTTCGGTTAAAAATTGGACAATCCGTAAATGCGCTGAAATACTGGCTAATGGTGGTTCATGGAACCTCGGGTTGGACAGAAGGCTCAATCAAGCTCAGATAGATGAAGCCATAGCCCTCTCAGTAATCATAGAGCAATGTAGAATGGATGGCAATCATGATGTTGTCTCTTGGGCAATCGACAAAAATAGGACTTTCTCGGTTAAATCGGCTTATTCTTGGGTGGAAAAGGAGCATCAACTTGAAGCTAAAAACCTTAATGTGTGGTCAAGATTATGGGCTCACAAGATTG gaAAATCCTTGGTGTGCCTTAAGATATCAAGAATTCTTAGGAATGTGCCTTTTAAAGTTTGTCTTGGTGGAGTTTTGGCTCCGGTAGTGCTTGGCTTGTT TCAAAGCAAAG tctTTGCACATCTATCATGTTTTTTTGTCCTTGTACCGGTATCTGCAAAAG TTTTTTTGAGCATAGATTGTGGTTCATCTTCATTGAAATCTCGTACGGATAATAATTCGATCGCATGGGTCGGAGACGGTCCTTACATAAAAACAGGAAAAACTCATAAAGTCAATGTTGCACCACCAAATATATCTGGTTGGGATTCTCGTGCTGTGAGCACTCTTAGAGCATTCCCAGCTCGAAAAAAGAATTGTTATTCAATAGACATTGAAA TTGTAACAACAAATGGAATTATATATTACGAAGTGGTATTCTCATTGAACAAGAGTAGCAATATAGACGTATGTCTTGCTCAAGCACAACCGGATAATATTCCGTTTATATCCGCTCTTGAAATAAGAAGTTTGGATCCAGGTGCTTACGGTTATATCCCTGCAGATTTTCCATTGTTTTTCACTGAGAGAACTGCTTATGGTACCAACACAACTATAAG GTACCCTGATGAtagtttcgatcgaatttggagCTCACTTGGGCCACTAGATAACACTAGTACTGTGACTAGGGTCAGAAGTAACTCGCCGTCCATTAAAGTTGACGTTGAAGATAAACCTCCGAAAGCGGTATTAAGGACAACATTATTGCCATTGAATTCATCCCACGACATATTTTATAGCCCCACTAGAAATCATCAATTTCGTTTACATTTCAATGCATATTTCTCAGAAGTGATCAAACTAAATTCTACTCAGAAACGATCATTTGATATAGTAGTTAACAATAAACAAGATAATAGTTTTATCGCTTCTAAAAACCCTGTGATTCCACCTTACGGACGCACATTGGAGGTTCACATCCTCAATGTGACTATTTTCAACTCTTCATTTTCAATTAATCTTTTACGGACAAATGATTCAACACTTCCTCCACTAATCAATGCTCTTGAAGAGTTTATCATCGGTGATAAATTAGCTCAAGGAACCAATTCAAACGATG TGAAAGCATTGGGTTTACTGAAAAAGAGTTTTGCTCAGCTGCAAGATTGGAATGGTGATCCTTGTTTACCTTCACCATACACTTGGGATTGGGTTGCTTGTAATGATGATACAGATTCTCCTCGAATTACAGCACT GTATCTCAACAACCTTGGATTAACAGGCACTTTACCAGACTTTAGTGCCATGGATGCCCTCAGAACCAT AAATTTAAGCAACAACAATTTGACGCGAGAAATTCCTGAATTTCTTGGCACATTCCCTGAACTCACAGTATT AAATCTGGCAGATAACAACTTTAACGGAACAGTACCTTCATCAATATCAGATGATGTCAACTTGAAGTTCAA CGCAACTGGTAATCCGAACTTGTTGTGCACGCCCACATCGGTATGCAATACTGACCTTGAATCAAGAATTCCTCCCCCAAGCACTGGAAATACTGACCCCGAATCAAGAATTCCTCCTCCCCCAAGCACCGGCAATACTGACACTGAACCAAGAATTCCTTCCCCAGTCGACAAAGGCAGAAGTTCGAAGACATTTGCACAACCAATAATAATACTCTTGATTATGTTTTCTGGTTTATTATTGTAG